The following proteins are co-located in the Periplaneta americana isolate PAMFEO1 chromosome 12, P.americana_PAMFEO1_priV1, whole genome shotgun sequence genome:
- the LOC138710562 gene encoding zinc finger protein 501-like isoform X1, with amino-acid sequence MLTVFQMKMEGIKEEYGMEGEIPRVKEEKLIEIKQEPVPFCAVTDTNKKYMCQTKLEHDAEGQIDPLQVCTTFSEDTSENGTIVKHEEEDSIYDTQSSEDGSNLTFQEDDEEGNENSINHTYCSNYQYCIETADKEYLNCPNKHEIDEEINPIQGLSNFILRKDSMNAENDSSFQQKISDDKRIVKLPHKCAQCDKLFRSKGDLNKHIRVHTGEKPYKCVVCCKTFNRSSTLKSHVRRHDGIKPFKCETCYKDFYTAIELKVHSHRHLGEKPYNCTECGREFSSKEDLKRHSSVHTGVKPYKCDKCTKAFRTSSRLRIHSVTHSGEKEFGCEVCKHMFTTRNSLIRHIRIHEGVKPFRCDVCSKTFASTYHLRVHFRTHTGEKPFKCSVCDKTFITKDHLKRHNLVHIAK; translated from the exons atgCTAACAGTATTTCAAATGAAGATGGAGGGGATAAAAGAGGAGTATGGTATGGAAGGTGAAATTCCTCGGGTGAAGGAAGAGAAGCTAATTGAAATAAAACAGGAACCAGTACCATTCTGTGCAGTTACAGATACCAATAAG AAATATATGTGTCAAACGAAATTGGAACATGATGCAGAGGGGCAGATTGACCCATTGCAAGTATGCACAACATTCAGTGAAGACACATCTGAGAATGGAACGATTGTGAAACATGAAGAAGAG GACAGCATATACGATACACAAAGTAGCGAAGATGGTAGTAATCTTACATTCCAAGAGGATGACGAAGAAGG GAATGAAAATTCTATAAATCATACGTATTGCAGTAACTACCAGTATTGTATTGAGACTGCGGATAAAGAATATTTAAATTGTCCAAATAAACACGAGATCGATGAAGAAATAAATCCTATACAAGGATTGTCAAATTTCATACTTCGAAAGGATTCTATGAATGCAGAAAACGACTCTAGTTTTCAACAGAAAATTAGTGATGACAAACGGATTGTGAAGTTACCTCACAAGTGCGCTCAGTGTGATAAATTATTCCGAAGCAAAGGAGACTTAAATAAACACATCCGTGTCCACACAGGGGAGAAGCCGTACAAGTGTGTTGTGTGCTGTAAAACTTTCAATAGGAGTAGTACATTGAAAAGTCACGTACGTCGTCACGACGGAattaaacctttcaaatgtgaaacATGCTATAAAGACTTCTATACTGCAATTGAATTAAAAGTACATTCTCACAGGCATTTAGGAGAGAAGCCCTATAACTGTACAGAATGCGGTAGGGAATTTTCTTCGAAAGAAGATCTAAAGCGCCATTCCAGCGTGCATACGGGTGTGAAACCATACAAGTGTGACAAATGTACGAAGGCTTTTCGGACAAGTAGCCGTTTGCGTATTCATTCTGTTACTCACAGTGGCGAAAAAGAATTCGGATGCGAAGTGTGTAAACACATGTTCACGACAAGAAATAGTCTTATTCGGCATATACGCATACATGAAGGCGTCAAACCATTTAGATGTGATGTTTGTAGCAAGACGTTTGCATCCACATATCATTTGAGAGTGCACTTTCGTACACATACGGGAGAAAAGCCCTTCAAGTGCTCTGTTTGTGATAAGACATTCATAACTAAGGATCATTTAAAGAGGCATAACCTTGTACATATTGCTAAATGA
- the LOC138710562 gene encoding uncharacterized protein isoform X3, which translates to MLTVFQMKMEGIKEEYGMEGEIPRVKEEKLIEIKQEPVPFCAVTDTNKKYMCQTKLEHDAEGQIDPLQVCTTFSEDTSENGTIVKHEEEDSIYDTQSSEDGSNLTFQEDDEEGFSFYKELSFGKTKNRLLQYAHCRKNTMKK; encoded by the exons atgCTAACAGTATTTCAAATGAAGATGGAGGGGATAAAAGAGGAGTATGGTATGGAAGGTGAAATTCCTCGGGTGAAGGAAGAGAAGCTAATTGAAATAAAACAGGAACCAGTACCATTCTGTGCAGTTACAGATACCAATAAG AAATATATGTGTCAAACGAAATTGGAACATGATGCAGAGGGGCAGATTGACCCATTGCAAGTATGCACAACATTCAGTGAAGACACATCTGAGAATGGAACGATTGTGAAACATGAAGAAGAG GACAGCATATACGATACACAAAGTAGCGAAGATGGTAGTAATCTTACATTCCAAGAGGATGACGAAGAAGG gttttcgttttacaaagagttgagttttggcaaaactaagaatagactactgcaatatgctcactgtaggaagaacacaatgaagaaataa